From the genome of Opisthocomus hoazin isolate bOpiHoa1 chromosome 8, bOpiHoa1.hap1, whole genome shotgun sequence, one region includes:
- the LOC104334538 gene encoding histone H2A, which translates to MSGRGKQGGKARAKAKSRSSRAGLQFPVGRVHRLLRKGNYAERVGAGAPVYLAAVLEYLTAEILELAGNAARDNKKTRIIPRHLQLAIRNDEELNKLLGKVTIAQGGVLPNIQAVLLPKKTDSHKAKSK; encoded by the coding sequence ATGTCCGGCCGCGGGAAGCAGGGCGGGAAGGCGCGGGCTAAGGCCAAGTCGCGCTCGTCGCGGGCCGGGCTGCAGTTCCCCGTGGGCCGCGTGCACCGGCTGCTGCGCAAGGGCAACTACGCGGAGCGGGTGGGCGCCGGCGCCCCGGTGTACCTGGCGGCCGTGCTGGAGTACCTGACGGCCGAGATCCTGGAGCTGGCGGGCAACGCGGCCCGCGACAACAAGAAGACGCGCATCATCCCGCGGCACCTGCAGCTGGCCATCCGCAACGACGAGGAGCTCAACAAGCTGCTGGGCAAGGTGACCATCGCGCAGGGCGGGGTGCTGCCCAAcatccaggctgtgctgctgcccaAGAAGACCGACAGCCACAAGGCCAAGAGCAAGTAG
- the LOC104334501 gene encoding histone H2B 1/2/3/4/6, whose amino-acid sequence MPEPAKSAPAPKKGSKKAVTKTQKKGDKKRKKSRKESYSIYVYKVLKQVHPDTGISSKAMGIMNSFVNDIFERIAGEASRLAHYNKRSTITSREIQTAVRLLLPGELAKHAVSEGTKAVTKYTSSK is encoded by the coding sequence ATGCCAGAGCCGGCCAAGTCCGCCCCCGCGCCCAAGAAGGGCTCCAAGAAGGCGGTGACCAAGACGCAGAAGAAGGGCGACAAGAAGCGCAAGAAGAGCCGCAAGGAGAGCTACTCGATCTACGTGTACAAGGTGCTGAAGCAGGTGCACCCGGACACGGGCATCTCATCCAAGGCCATGGGCATCATGAACTCGTTCGTCAACGACATCTTCGAGCGCATCGCCGGCGAGGCCTCGCGCCTGGCGCACTACAACAAGCGCTCGACCATCACCTCGCGGGAGATCCAGACGGccgtgcggctgctgctgcccggcgAGCTGGCCAAGCACGCCGTCTCCGAGGGCACCAAGGCCGTCACCAAGTACACCAGCTCCAAGTAG
- the WBP11 gene encoding WW domain-binding protein 11 — translation MGRRSTSSTKSGKFMNPTDQARKEARKRELKKNKKQRMMVRAAVLKMKDPKQIIRDMEKLDEMEFNPVQQPQLNEKVLKDKRKKLRETFERILRLYEKENPDIYKELRKLEVEYEQKRSQLSQYFDAVKNAQHVEVESIPLPDMPHAPSNILIQDIPLPGAQPPSILKKTSAYGPPVRSISVLAPPGLGVPRLPPGRKPPGPPPGPPPPQVLQMYGRKVGFTLEMVPRRREEEISYSSEAGQRGHDDDMSSTSEDEGYPEDMDQDKHDESSDDSDSDRSDADSEGEDFLHRDNDKEREGGEEKKSGHSVRFADMPGKSRKKKKNMKELTPLQAMMLRMAGQEIPEEGREVEEYSEEEEEEEEDSESEETSQQQQQQQQLSEEPLAETGSSTATSQTQQQQPPPQPVPPAQIQAPPMPGPPPLGPPPAPPLRPPGPPTGLPPGPPPGAPPFLRPPGLPGLRGPLPRLLPPGPPPGRPPGPPPGPPPGLPPGPPPRGPPPRLPPPAPPGIPPPRPGMLRPPLVPPLGPAPPGLFPPAPIPNPGVLSAPPSLIQRPKADDTSAATIEKKATATISAKPQITNPKAEITRFVPTALRVRRENKGASAASQRKQDDEPALPLTKAAPKAGSSAPISVQTKDDVYEAFMKEMEGLL, via the exons atgggGCGGAGATCTACATCGTCCACCAAGAGTGGGAAGTTTATGAATCCCACGGATCAGGCCC GGAAGGAAGCTCGGAAAAGGGAACTAAAGAAG AACAAAAAGCAACGAATGATGGTACGAGCCGCCGTACTGAAGATGAAAGACCCAAAGCAGATTATTCGGGACATGGAAAAATTGGATGAGATGG AGTTTAACCCAGTGCAGCAGCCACAACTTAATGAAAAAGTGCTAAAGGATAAACGCAAAAAACTCCGTGAGACCTTTGAACGCATCTTGCGCCTCTACGAGAAGGAGAATCCTGACATCTATAAAGAACTGCGGAAGTTGGAAGTGGAGTATGAGCAGAAGAGATCACAACTCAGCCAGTATTTTGATGCTGTCAAG AATGCTCAGCATGTTGAAGTGGAAAGTATCCCCTTACCAGATATGCCGCATGCTCCCTCCAACATCCTCATACAGGACATTCCCCTTCCAGGGGCCCAACCACCTTCTATCCTCAAGAAGACATCGGCCTATGg ACCACCAGTTCGGTCCATTTCTGTACTTGCTCCTCCTGGGCTTGGCGTTCCACGTTTACCTCCAGGCAGGAAACCCCCTGGACCTCCTCCAGGGCCACCCCCACCTCAAGTCCTACAGATGTATGGTCGTAAAGTGGGTTTCACCTTGGAGATGGTTCCTCGAAGGCGAGAAGAGGAGATTTCTTACAGTTCAGAAGCAG GACAGCGAGGGCATGATGACGATATGTCCAGTACCAGTGAAGATGAAGGTTATCCTGAGGACATGGATCAAGACAAGCATGATGAGAGTAGTGATGACAGTGACAGTGATAGGTCAGATGCAGATAGTGAAGGAGAGGACTTCCTGCATCGTGATAATGACAAAGAGAGGGAAGGTggtgaagaaaagaaatcag GTCATAGCGTACGGTTTGCAGACATGCCTGGGAAGTcacgaaaaaagaaaaagaacatgaaagaaCTGACTCCACTCCAGGCCATGATGTTACGAATGGCAG GTCAGGAAATTCCTGAAGAAGGGAGAGAAGTGGAAGAATAttcagaagaggaggaggaggaggaagaggactcGGAATCTGAAGAGAcatcacaacaacaacaacagcaacaacaactcAGTGAGGAACCTCTTGCAGAGACTGGATCATCTACTGCAACTTCccagacacagcagcagcaaccGCCTCCACAGCCTGTTCCTCCTGCTCAGATACAGGCACCTCCCATGCCTGGGCCGCCTCCTCTAGGACCACCTCCAGCCCCTCCCCTGAGGCCCCCAGGCCCACCCACTGGCCTTCCTCCTGGGCCTCCACCAG GAGCTCCTCCGTTCCTGAGACCTCCTGGTTTACCAGGACTGCGTGGGCCTTTACCTCGACTTCTACCACCAGGCCCTCCGCCTGGGCGACCACCTGGCCCTCCCCCAGGCCCCCCACCAGGTCTGCCCCCAGGTCCTCCTCCACGGGGAcctcctcctcgcctgccacctcctgccccaCCAG GTATCCCTCCTCCTCGCCCAGGCATGTTACGGCCACCTCTGGTGCCTCCATTAGGACCTGCCCCACCTGGGCTTTTCCCACCAGCTCCAATTCCAAATCCTGGGGTACTGAGTGCCCCACCCAGCTTGATCCAGCGCCCCAAGGCGGATGACACCAGTGCGGCCACCATTGAGAAGAAAGCTACGGCCACTATCAGTGCCAAGCCACAGATCACTAACCCCAAGGCAGAGATCACTCgctttgtgcccactgccttGCGCGTGCGCCGGGAGAATAAAGGGGCTTCAGCTGCCTCCCAGAGAAAACAGGATGATGAGCCTGCTCTCCCATTAACCAAAGCTGCCCCTAAGGCTGGGTCATCTGCCCCCATCTCTGTACAGACAAAAGATGATGTGTATGAAGCCTTCATGAAGGAAATGGAAGGTCTCCTGTGA
- the LOC142362248 gene encoding histone H1, whose product MSETAPVAAPAVSAPGAKAAAKKPKKAAGGSKARKPAGPSVTELITKAVSASKERKGLSLAALKKALAAGGYDVEKNNSRIKLGLKSLVSKGTLVQTKGTGASGSFKLNKKPGETKEKATKKKPAAKPKKPAAKKPASAAKKPKKAAAVKKSPKKAKKPAAATAKKAAKSPKKAAKTGRPKKAAKSPAKAKAVKPKAAKPKAAKPKAAKAKKAAPKKK is encoded by the coding sequence ATGTCGGAGACCGCGCCCGTAGCCGCTCCCGCCGTCTCCGCGCCCGGCGCCAAGGCTGCCGCCAAGAAGCCGAAGAAGGCGGCGGGCGGCTCCAAAGCCCGCAAGCCCGCGGGGCCCAGCGTCACCGAGCTGATCACCAAGGCCGTGTCCGCTTCCAAGGAGCGCAAGGGGCTCTCTCTCGCCGCGCTCAAGAAGGCGCTGGCCGCCGGCGGCTACGATGTGGAGAAGAACAACAGCCGCATCAAGCTGGGGCTCAAGAGCCTCGTCAGCAAGGGCACCCTGGTGCAGACCAAGGGCACCGGCGCCTCCGGGTCTTTCAAACTGAACAAGAAGCCGGGTGAGACAAAGGAGAAGGCAACCAAGAAAAAGCCTGCAGCCAAGCCTAAGAAGCCGGCGGCCAAAAAGCCCGCCAGCGCCGCCAAGAAGCCCAAGAAGGCAGCGGCGGTGAAGAAGAGCCCCAAGAAAGCCAAGAAGCCGGCGGCTGCGACGGCCAAGAAAGCAGCAAAGAGCCCCAAGAAAGCCGCCAAGACGGGCCGCCCCAAAAAGGCAGCGAAGAGCCCGGCCAAGGCGAAGGCGGTGAAGCCCAAAGCAGCCAAGCCCAAGGCAGCCAAGCCCAAAGCAGCCAAGGCAAAGAAGGCGGCGcccaaaaagaagtaa